In Megalops cyprinoides isolate fMegCyp1 chromosome 25, fMegCyp1.pri, whole genome shotgun sequence, a single window of DNA contains:
- the LOC118772172 gene encoding G-protein coupled receptor 15-like, translating to MENLMSYYENSYEYYDMNLSNFTSVVDDPLSGFAEDPLTELKIFMYSVVFLVGTAGNTLVIYIMLKKSEKRRLIDIFMTHLAVADSVFLITLPLWIWSFSVGGRWPFGDFLCKFTSYVIAVNMFSSIFFLTCMSVDRFMAVVLVLDTRTVRTKNYAHLTSLALWVASLGLGVPRFVTRATDDEQQCTSDASPSGTSFSLAVRVMGFLLPLAVIAFCYSAVAVKLWRHFQRTGGADRKAQRSVRVGLWILALFVVAWLPFNALVTVHTLQKSGHLSMSVQAQVKLASALSFATCLAFSHSCVNPLVYFALDKYVQRRALRLLPEPLRMRYTIRRSSVSTSITHPDRDSAAPQSDGRHPTNGVI from the exons ATGGAGAACCTTATGTCTTATTATGAGAACAGTTATGAGTATTATGACATGAATCTGAGTAACTTTACTAGTGTAGTAGATGACCCTCTCTCAGGATTTGCAGAAGACCCACTGACAGAATTGAAAATATTCATGTACAGTGTCGTCTTCCTTGTTGGGACAGCGGGGAACACATTAGTCATCTACATCATGCTGAAAAAGAGTGAGAAGAGGAGGCTGATTGATATTTTTATGACACACCTCGCGGTGGCAGACTCGGTGTTTCTCATTACCCTGCCTCTGTGGATCTGGTCCTTCTCCGTGGGAGGCCGCTGGCCATTTGGCGACTTCCTGTGCAAGTTCACCTCCTACGTGATCGCCGTCAACATGTTCTCCAGCATCTTCTTCCTCACCTGCATGAGCGTGGACAGGTTCATGGCCGTGGTGCTGGTTCTGGACACCAGGACGGTGCGGACCAAGAACTACGCCCACCTGACCTCGCTGGCGCTCTGGGTGGCGTCGTTGGGGCTCGGCGTTCCCAGGTTCGTCACCAGGGCCACCGATGACGAGCAGCAGTGCACCTCGGACGCCTCCCCCTCCGGGACCTCCTTCAGCCTGGCTGTCCGGGTGATGGGCTTCCTGCTGCCGTTGGCTGTCATCGCCTTCTGCTACTCCGCCGTGGCGGTCAAGCTGTGGCGCCACTTCCAGAGGACGGGCGGCGCCGACAGGAAGGCGCAGCGCTCGGTGCGGGTCGGGCTGTGGATCCTGGCCCTCTTCGTGGTCGCCTGGCTGCCGTTCAACGCCCTGGTGACCGTGCACACGCTGCAGAAGTCGGGCCACCTGTCCATGTCCGTGCAGGCCCAGGTCAAGCTGGCCAGCGCGCTCTCCTTCGCCACCTGCCTGGCCTTCAGCCACAGCTGCGTCAACCCCCTCGTCTACTTCGCCCTGGACAAGTACGTGCAAAGGCGGGCGCTGAGGCTGCTGCCGGAACCCCTCCGGATGAGGTACACCATCAGGAGGAGCAGCGTCAGCACCTCCATCACCCACCCCGACAGGGACTCCGCCGCTCCCCAAAGCGACGGGAGGCATCCCACCAATG GGGTAATCTAA
- the LOC118772096 gene encoding protein FAM107B-like isoform X1 → MATMLRYRVFPLMQGPYGDRDEAEPGEGLSGHRSIMAEPDYIDEHCDELIKPKKLVNPVKSSRNHQDLHRELLMNQKCGLSPQNKPELQKVMEKRKRDQVLKQQKEEQEAHKKRSDLEIELMKRQQKLEQLELEQQKCLEEQENTPEFVKMKGNLRRTKQEAEPQGHAP, encoded by the exons ATGGCAACGATGCTGCGGTACCGCGTTTTTCCCTTAATGCAAG gtccGTACGGGGACAGGGACGAAGCGGAGCCAGGCGAGGGGCTGTCAGGCCACCGCAGCATCATGGCGGAGCCGGACTACATCGACGAGCACTGCGACGAGCTCATCAAGCCCAAGAAGCTCGTCAACCCCGTGAAGTCGTCCCGCAACCACCAGGACCTGCACCGCGAGCTGCTGATGAACCAAAAATG CGGCCTGTCACCCCAGAACAAGCCGGAGCTGCAGAAGGtgatggagaagaggaagagggaccaggtgctgaagcagcagaaggaggagcaggaggcccACAAGAAGAGGTCGGACCTGGAGATCGAGCTTATGAAGAGGCAGCAGAAGCTGGAGCAG CTTGAACTGGAACAGCAGAAGTGtttggaggagcaggagaacaCGCCGGAGTTCGTCAAAATGAAGGGCAACCTTAGGAGGACGAAGCAAGAGGCGGAGCCACAGGGGCACGCCCCTTAG
- the LOC118772096 gene encoding protein FAM107B-like isoform X2: MAEPDYIDEHCDELIKPKKLVNPVKSSRNHQDLHRELLMNQKCGLSPQNKPELQKVMEKRKRDQVLKQQKEEQEAHKKRSDLEIELMKRQQKLEQLELEQQKCLEEQENTPEFVKMKGNLRRTKQEAEPQGHAP, translated from the exons ATGGCGGAGCCGGACTACATCGACGAGCACTGCGACGAGCTCATCAAGCCCAAGAAGCTCGTCAACCCCGTGAAGTCGTCCCGCAACCACCAGGACCTGCACCGCGAGCTGCTGATGAACCAAAAATG CGGCCTGTCACCCCAGAACAAGCCGGAGCTGCAGAAGGtgatggagaagaggaagagggaccaggtgctgaagcagcagaaggaggagcaggaggcccACAAGAAGAGGTCGGACCTGGAGATCGAGCTTATGAAGAGGCAGCAGAAGCTGGAGCAG CTTGAACTGGAACAGCAGAAGTGtttggaggagcaggagaacaCGCCGGAGTTCGTCAAAATGAAGGGCAACCTTAGGAGGACGAAGCAAGAGGCGGAGCCACAGGGGCACGCCCCTTAG